One window of the Candidatus Abyssobacteria bacterium SURF_5 genome contains the following:
- a CDS encoding long-chain fatty acid--CoA ligase produces the protein MSTQPQQAPASPPAPFTLAWYAQEMPNKQAVSDGGRHYTFLQFYLFVNRLANVLGSLGIGRGDRVGVLMHNSIEAMAMPYAVGKLKANAVPIGYRLKSKEVEYILNNSQAKALLMGKEFDDVVRPILNNLENVTPERVLVSGGNLPWCKRLEALTASAPETDLEADPEESSSSIIYTSGTTGLPKGAFRENRPRDLQLIMSIISNFRITSDDHHVVTCPLYHSAPPVFAGLHVILGGSVHIMPKFDPERFLQVVEREKITSTFMVPTMLNMVATLPAEVKKKYDVSSMRNIVVGGAPFHISTKRAIIEYFGEGRLFEFYGSTETGINTILRPEEQLKKPGSCGVAFDGNEILLLDDDRKQVSQGAVGEMFMKNNMLVDGYFRNKRATEESFHDGYLSVGDMAYMDEEGYYYIVDRKKDMVISGGVNIYPAEIEIALNHHPKVFDCAIIGVPDEQWGESLKAFVVLKPGCTATPDEMIEFCRQNLAPYKKPKWVEFVPDLPRNPSGKVMKKSLREQYRTPAPDGRPS, from the coding sequence ATGAGCACCCAGCCGCAGCAAGCGCCCGCTTCCCCACCGGCCCCCTTCACCCTTGCGTGGTACGCGCAGGAAATGCCCAACAAGCAGGCGGTCAGCGATGGAGGGAGACATTATACCTTTCTCCAGTTCTACCTCTTCGTGAATCGGCTGGCGAACGTGCTCGGCTCCCTCGGCATCGGCCGCGGCGACCGTGTAGGCGTGTTGATGCATAACAGTATCGAGGCGATGGCGATGCCGTACGCGGTCGGAAAATTGAAGGCGAACGCAGTCCCCATCGGCTACCGGCTCAAGAGTAAGGAAGTCGAATACATCCTGAACAATTCTCAGGCCAAGGCGCTGCTGATGGGAAAAGAATTCGACGACGTGGTGCGGCCGATCCTGAACAACCTTGAAAACGTCACGCCTGAGCGAGTTCTCGTCAGCGGCGGGAATCTGCCCTGGTGCAAACGGCTGGAAGCCCTGACCGCCTCCGCGCCCGAAACCGATCTGGAGGCCGATCCGGAGGAATCAAGCTCATCCATCATCTACACATCCGGAACGACCGGCCTTCCGAAAGGCGCATTCCGCGAGAACCGCCCACGCGATCTGCAGCTCATTATGAGCATCATCTCGAATTTCCGCATCACGAGCGACGACCACCACGTCGTCACGTGCCCGCTTTACCACAGCGCGCCGCCCGTATTCGCCGGATTGCACGTGATTCTCGGCGGTTCTGTTCACATCATGCCGAAGTTCGACCCGGAACGGTTCCTCCAGGTGGTCGAGCGTGAGAAGATCACCAGCACCTTCATGGTGCCGACCATGCTGAACATGGTGGCTACGCTGCCGGCCGAGGTGAAGAAGAAGTACGACGTCAGCTCGATGCGCAACATCGTCGTCGGCGGCGCTCCGTTCCACATCAGCACGAAACGCGCCATCATCGAATATTTCGGCGAGGGCCGCCTGTTCGAGTTCTACGGCTCGACCGAGACCGGCATCAACACGATCCTCAGGCCGGAGGAACAGTTGAAGAAACCGGGCTCGTGCGGCGTCGCTTTTGACGGCAACGAAATTCTCCTGCTCGATGACGATCGCAAACAAGTCTCGCAGGGGGCGGTCGGCGAGATGTTCATGAAGAACAACATGCTGGTAGACGGCTATTTCCGAAACAAACGCGCGACCGAGGAGTCCTTCCATGACGGCTACCTCTCAGTCGGAGATATGGCTTACATGGACGAAGAAGGCTACTACTACATCGTCGACCGCAAGAAGGACATGGTCATCAGCGGCGGCGTGAACATCTATCCCGCTGAGATCGAGATAGCCCTGAACCATCACCCGAAAGTTTTCGACTGCGCGATCATCGGAGTTCCCGATGAGCAATGGGGTGAAAGCCTGAAGGCGTTCGTGGTGCTCAAGCCAGGCTGCACCGCAACGCCGGACGAAATGATTGAATTCTGCAGACAGAACCTCGCACCTTACAAGAAGCCGAAATGGGTCGAGTTCGTTCCCGACCTTCCTCGGAATCCAAGCGGCAAGGTCATGAAAAAATCCCTGCGAGAGCAGTATCGTACGCCCGCTCCGGACGGCCGGCCGTCTTGA
- a CDS encoding LysE family translocator, translating to MDDFFFFKGLLIGFSIAAPVGPIGVICIQRTLANGRWSGLISGLGAATADGCYGIIAAFGLTAISNLLVGQQLWVRFAGGLFLLYLGLRTFLAKPSEAVSRADERAGLINDYLSTYLLTITNPVTILSFAAVFAGMGLGTANESALSGIMLIAGVFTGSSLWWVILSSGVNRLKSRLNAFLLKSVNWISGLIITGFGVFALASIF from the coding sequence ATGGACGATTTTTTCTTCTTCAAAGGACTGCTCATAGGATTTTCGATTGCCGCACCCGTCGGCCCGATAGGAGTTATCTGTATTCAAAGGACCCTCGCCAACGGCCGCTGGTCCGGCCTGATCTCCGGGCTGGGGGCGGCAACAGCCGATGGTTGTTACGGTATAATTGCAGCATTCGGTCTGACCGCGATCTCAAACCTTCTTGTCGGCCAACAGCTATGGGTGCGTTTTGCGGGAGGGCTCTTCCTACTCTATTTGGGCTTGAGGACATTCCTGGCCAAACCGTCAGAGGCTGTCTCACGCGCGGATGAACGAGCCGGCTTGATAAATGATTATCTATCCACCTACCTTTTGACTATCACGAATCCGGTTACCATCCTCTCGTTTGCGGCGGTTTTTGCCGGCATGGGTCTGGGCACTGCAAACGAAAGTGCACTTTCCGGAATCATGCTGATTGCGGGCGTCTTTACCGGTTCGAGTTTGTGGTGGGTTATCTTGAGCAGCGGCGTCAATCGTCTGAAATCCAGGTTGAACGCTTTCCTCTTGAAGTCTGTAAATTGGATTTCAGGTCTGATTATTACCGGATTCGGAGTTTTTGCATTGGCAAGTATTTTTTAG
- a CDS encoding pyridine nucleotide-disulfide oxidoreductase, translating to MGETRKFVVIGANAAGLKAASKARRRDPNLKITVVHKGKFISYAACGLPYYVSGIIPKQESLYSNLLGVPRTPQFFKKMKELDIITGCEITGIDRKNKKVTGKMVDTGRELSLDYDKLLLAIGARAFVPPIPGKDVKNIHTMQTIEDAEALRGLILPGRRVVIVGGGFIGLEAAESLVHRGIKTILIEKMEQVMTALDYEMSIMVKRHLLSKGVEVRTSEGITEFRGDASGNVRQVVTEKGVIEADFVVLGMGVKPNVELARTAGLEIGKTGAITVNKHMETSDRDIYAAGDCVEVINLVSGKPVFMPLGSTANKQGRVVGINVTGGRDEFPGVLGTLVFKTFDLNVGKTGLIEREARAMGYDVETVIAPGPDRAHYYPTAKLIAIKLVAERPTGRLLGAQVVGMGDVDKRIDVFAALISGGATAQSLGNLDLCYAPPYSSPIGPALTAINVMRNKLSGDARGISPLAVKKKLDQREDFVFLDVRNQNEYDEVRIPGAKLIPLGQLKERLGELPKEKEIIPFCKISLRGYEACKILDAAGFKDTKFMDGGVVTWPFELATGNGAS from the coding sequence ATGGGTGAAACAAGAAAATTCGTAGTTATCGGCGCGAATGCCGCCGGTCTGAAGGCCGCCTCAAAGGCGCGCCGTCGCGACCCAAACCTGAAGATAACCGTTGTCCATAAGGGGAAATTCATTTCTTATGCCGCCTGCGGATTGCCCTATTACGTGAGCGGAATCATTCCGAAACAGGAATCATTGTATTCGAATCTGCTCGGCGTGCCCCGCACGCCGCAGTTCTTCAAGAAGATGAAGGAGCTGGACATCATCACCGGCTGCGAGATTACCGGGATCGACCGGAAAAACAAGAAGGTCACCGGCAAGATGGTGGACACCGGCCGCGAGCTGAGCCTGGATTACGACAAGCTGCTTCTCGCGATTGGAGCGCGCGCATTTGTACCGCCGATACCGGGGAAGGACGTGAAAAATATCCACACGATGCAGACCATTGAAGACGCCGAGGCGTTGCGAGGATTGATCCTTCCCGGCCGGAGAGTTGTGATCGTTGGCGGAGGCTTTATCGGTCTGGAGGCTGCCGAATCGCTCGTGCATCGCGGCATTAAGACAATCCTCATCGAGAAGATGGAACAGGTGATGACTGCGCTGGACTACGAGATGTCGATTATGGTGAAGCGCCATCTCCTTTCCAAGGGAGTCGAGGTAAGGACGTCGGAGGGCATTACGGAATTTCGGGGGGACGCATCGGGAAACGTTAGGCAGGTGGTTACGGAAAAAGGTGTTATCGAAGCCGATTTCGTTGTGCTTGGGATGGGAGTGAAACCCAATGTCGAACTGGCGCGAACGGCCGGATTGGAAATCGGAAAGACCGGCGCCATCACTGTGAACAAACACATGGAGACCAGCGACCGCGACATTTATGCCGCCGGCGACTGCGTTGAGGTTATCAACCTGGTGAGCGGCAAGCCGGTCTTTATGCCGCTTGGCTCGACCGCAAACAAGCAGGGTCGCGTCGTCGGCATCAACGTCACCGGCGGGCGCGATGAATTTCCGGGGGTGCTTGGGACTTTAGTTTTCAAGACTTTCGACTTGAACGTCGGCAAAACCGGCCTGATCGAGCGAGAGGCGCGGGCGATGGGATATGACGTCGAGACGGTTATAGCGCCCGGTCCCGATCGTGCCCACTATTATCCGACCGCGAAACTGATCGCCATCAAACTCGTTGCCGAGCGGCCAACGGGACGATTACTGGGCGCGCAGGTGGTCGGCATGGGAGACGTCGATAAACGAATCGATGTATTCGCAGCGCTCATCAGCGGCGGTGCGACCGCACAATCGCTTGGGAATCTCGACCTGTGTTATGCTCCACCATATTCATCTCCGATCGGCCCCGCGCTCACCGCCATCAATGTGATGCGCAACAAACTCTCCGGCGACGCTCGCGGCATCTCGCCCTTGGCCGTGAAGAAAAAGCTCGACCAGCGAGAGGATTTTGTCTTCCTCGACGTGCGGAATCAGAACGAATATGATGAAGTGCGCATACCGGGAGCGAAATTGATCCCGCTCGGCCAACTGAAAGAACGCCTGGGCGAACTGCCGAAGGAAAAGGAAATCATCCCGTTTTGCAAGATCAGCCTGCGCGGATACGAAGCGTGCAAGATACTCGATGCAGCCGGCTTCAAGGACACAAAGTTCATGGACGGCGGCGTGGTGACGTGGCCTTTTGAGCTTGCAACAGGCAACGGCGCGTCATAA
- a CDS encoding ArsR family transcriptional regulator → MELLEQFAPTLRAIAHPVRLRIIDFLKDGEKPVSKIVEATGKTQALISHQLGILRAHGAVRARREGNQVFYRVADESALGLLECIRRRRDLK, encoded by the coding sequence ATGGAGCTGCTTGAGCAATTCGCGCCCACGCTGAGGGCTATTGCGCACCCGGTCAGGCTTCGGATCATCGATTTCCTGAAAGACGGCGAGAAGCCCGTTTCTAAAATTGTCGAGGCGACCGGAAAGACACAGGCGCTCATCAGCCATCAGCTTGGAATCTTGAGAGCCCATGGCGCCGTGCGCGCGCGCCGCGAGGGAAACCAGGTTTTTTACCGGGTGGCCGACGAGTCTGCGCTTGGACTGCTTGAATGCATACGCAGACGGCGAGATTTAAAATGA
- a CDS encoding N-acetylmuramoyl-L-alanine amidase, producing the protein MYRKDIHPYLLCHIGWLMLFSLILIAPTTQVYAAVETSLEPGLTVSLGNDNEIAVKACPTGDYDLQEWVDRLLANPETCQKLIKGDCLHVPLEDLTPEYQLEAVKALFPNDSHTEEHWIHKVTYVSTRAIGGETLWSMSKWFTGNAQNHTKISAYNKMSPRKKLYKNSIVKIPVHLLSPAFRDMITFEIAARRTAEGGAAKLKQLNGELVLKMDSQGPYASYRMKRGDTIYSKVVMQFTDRVTAEDVMEATKLICERSGIRDPRRLKKGDEIKIPLDLLSVMYLPPDDPRRVEYERLQKEADRYSNPIQTEDLKGIIVILDPGHGGNDPGTIGRIGHNRVYEDEIVYDITCRVKHILETTTLAKVEMTLQDKSENYGFKDVSYFQNDHDEYVLTNPVYRNHDAKVSANLRWYLANSIFRKVTKAGADPDKVVFVSFHADSLHPDARGTMIYIPSTYLCSGNGGKTGIEYTSRAEVRESQYVQISYKNRVRSEGLSGDLAKQIIRSLHDEGIGIHPAKPIRNQVIKRRHAYVPAVIRHNIVPVKILVEVVNLNNSDDCKLVNDPKFRDKFAHAFVQALKHYYGDK; encoded by the coding sequence ATGTACAGAAAAGATATCCATCCATATCTTCTTTGCCATATCGGCTGGCTCATGCTGTTCTCACTTATCCTGATCGCGCCGACGACACAGGTGTATGCGGCAGTTGAGACGTCTCTTGAGCCGGGGTTGACTGTATCGCTGGGAAATGATAATGAAATCGCAGTAAAAGCTTGTCCCACAGGAGATTACGATTTACAGGAATGGGTCGACAGGTTGCTTGCAAACCCCGAGACGTGCCAGAAGCTGATTAAGGGCGACTGCCTGCATGTACCCCTTGAGGATTTGACGCCCGAGTATCAGTTGGAAGCGGTCAAGGCTCTTTTTCCGAATGACAGCCATACCGAAGAGCATTGGATTCACAAGGTGACGTATGTCTCGACACGAGCGATCGGCGGCGAGACTCTATGGAGCATGAGCAAGTGGTTCACGGGAAACGCCCAGAACCACACCAAGATCAGCGCGTACAACAAAATGTCGCCCCGTAAAAAACTATACAAGAATTCGATCGTTAAAATCCCCGTCCATCTGCTGTCGCCCGCCTTCAGGGACATGATCACTTTTGAAATCGCGGCCAGGCGTACCGCCGAGGGGGGGGCGGCTAAGCTGAAGCAGTTGAATGGAGAGTTGGTTTTAAAGATGGATTCGCAGGGACCGTATGCTTCCTACCGGATGAAGAGGGGCGACACGATCTATTCGAAGGTTGTTATGCAGTTTACCGATCGTGTGACCGCTGAGGACGTGATGGAGGCGACGAAGCTCATCTGCGAGCGGAGCGGGATAAGAGATCCGCGCAGATTGAAAAAAGGCGACGAGATAAAGATTCCGCTCGACCTGCTCTCCGTGATGTACTTGCCGCCTGACGACCCCCGAAGGGTTGAATACGAGCGGCTCCAGAAAGAAGCCGACCGGTATTCAAATCCCATTCAGACGGAAGATCTGAAAGGCATAATCGTCATTCTTGATCCCGGCCACGGCGGCAACGATCCCGGCACGATAGGGCGAATCGGACATAATCGCGTATATGAAGACGAGATCGTGTACGACATCACGTGCCGGGTCAAGCACATCCTTGAGACGACGACTCTGGCAAAGGTGGAAATGACGCTTCAGGACAAGAGTGAGAATTATGGTTTCAAGGATGTCTCCTATTTTCAGAACGATCATGATGAATATGTTCTGACGAATCCTGTTTACCGCAATCATGATGCCAAGGTGTCCGCAAACCTGCGGTGGTACCTGGCGAATTCGATCTTTCGAAAAGTGACCAAGGCGGGAGCCGACCCTGATAAAGTCGTTTTTGTCAGTTTTCACGCCGATTCGTTGCATCCGGATGCCCGCGGAACGATGATCTATATCCCCAGCACTTACTTATGCAGCGGAAACGGCGGAAAGACCGGAATCGAGTATACCTCACGCGCAGAGGTGAGAGAGAGCCAGTACGTGCAGATATCGTACAAGAACAGGGTTAGATCGGAAGGCCTATCGGGAGACCTGGCAAAGCAGATCATCCGTTCTCTGCATGACGAGGGAATCGGCATCCATCCCGCGAAACCGATCCGCAATCAGGTAATCAAACGCAGGCACGCCTATGTTCCTGCCGTTATCAGGCACAACATCGTGCCGGTAAAGATTCTGGTGGAAGTCGTAAACTTGAATAACTCCGACGACTGCAAACTTGTGAACGATCCGAAATTCCGGGACAAGTTTGCGCACGCGTTCGTGCAGGCGCTGAAGCATTATTACGGCGATAAATAA
- a CDS encoding MCE family protein — protein sequence MGYRADEVKVGFVLVLSILILAGFIIAILGLRLGQEMVEYSTSLKFVAGIDPGRVVRFGGMEVGNVSDVHVSREDTSLISVVMSIKKEVPIKTDSVAFINNIGFVGDFYIEISTGSAEAPLLPPGSEIQATEVPTFNELIAQARTVVDRLDTSLGIINDNILMEEVPELRKRLEVTAENLDRLLNDLDAILIENRQNISRVIKEVAGIVEENRQEINTTIENFREASRKLDILADMLSSVVAENRDDLDTTIDEIRTAAAEARDAAEKLDALVTENVDDMNTVIENLESTSVNFRDMSEDLVGRPWRLFWRTEPPERQVIERE from the coding sequence ATGGGATACAGGGCTGACGAGGTGAAAGTCGGTTTCGTGCTGGTCCTCAGCATTTTGATCCTGGCCGGATTCATTATTGCCATTCTCGGTCTGCGTCTCGGCCAGGAGATGGTCGAGTATTCAACCTCGCTGAAATTCGTGGCCGGCATCGATCCGGGGCGAGTCGTCCGGTTCGGCGGGATGGAGGTCGGCAACGTCTCAGACGTTCACGTCTCCAGGGAAGACACCAGCTTGATCAGCGTCGTCATGAGTATCAAGAAAGAAGTACCCATCAAAACCGATTCGGTCGCCTTCATAAACAACATCGGGTTTGTCGGCGATTTCTATATCGAGATCAGCACCGGCTCGGCGGAGGCGCCTCTGCTCCCGCCCGGCAGCGAAATACAAGCGACCGAAGTCCCGACCTTCAACGAGCTGATAGCGCAAGCCCGCACCGTTGTTGACAGGCTCGATACGTCGCTCGGCATCATTAACGATAACATTCTGATGGAGGAGGTTCCCGAACTGCGCAAGCGACTGGAAGTGACCGCTGAAAACCTCGACCGGCTTCTGAACGACCTGGATGCCATTCTTATCGAGAACAGGCAAAACATCAGCCGCGTGATCAAGGAAGTCGCCGGCATAGTGGAGGAGAACCGGCAGGAGATCAACACCACCATTGAGAATTTCCGGGAGGCCTCAAGAAAACTCGATATACTTGCCGACATGCTTTCTTCCGTAGTAGCGGAAAACCGGGATGATTTGGATACTACAATAGATGAGATTCGCACGGCGGCCGCCGAGGCGCGCGACGCCGCCGAAAAACTGGATGCGCTCGTGACGGAGAACGTCGATGACATGAATACCGTGATCGAGAATCTGGAATCGACCTCCGTCAATTTCAGGGACATGTCCGAAGACCTTGTCGGACGGCCGTGGCGCCTGTTCTGGCGGACCGAGCCGCCCGAACGACAGGTCATCGAGAGGGAATAA